The following are from one region of the Coffea eugenioides isolate CCC68of chromosome 2, Ceug_1.0, whole genome shotgun sequence genome:
- the LOC113762164 gene encoding serine--tRNA ligase, which yields MLDLNLFREEKGYNPEIIRESQRRRFADVKLVDEVIQLDKEWRHKQYELDNLRKDFNKINKEIGKLRLSGGDLTEAIKNTEENKRLIAEKDAEVEEARVAMNAKLEIIGNLVHDSVPVSNDEANNAVVRSWGEKRIEPNLKNHVELVELLGIADTEKGANVAGGRGFYLKGNGALLNQALINFGLHFLKKRGFEVLHTPFFMRKDVMAKCAQLAQFDEELYKVTGEGEDKYLIATAEQPLCAYHMDDWIHPTQLPLRYAGYSSCFRKEAGSHGRDTLGIFRVHQFEKVEQFCITSPNGNDSWDMHEEMMKNSEEFYQMLKLPYQVVAIVSGALNDAAAKKYDLEAWFPASNTYRELVSCSNCTDYQSRRVEIRYGQKKSNEQVKQYVHLLNSTLTATERTLCCILENYQREDGVEIPEVLQPFMCGETFLPFKKTPAKEVKGKKSKP from the exons ATGTTGGACTTAAATCTGTTCAGGGAAGAGAAGGGATATAACCCTGAAATCATAAGGGAGTCGCAAAGGCGCCGTTTTGCTGACGTAAAACTGGTAGATGAGGTTATTCAGCTTGACAAAGAATGGCGTCACA AGCAATATGAGTTGGACAATTTGCGCAAAGATTTTAACAAAATTAACAAAGAAATCGGCAAGCTCAGACTT TCTGGTGGAGATTTGACTGAAGCAATTAAAAATACGGAAGAGAACAAAAGATTGATAGCAGAGAAAGACGCAGAAGTTGAGGAGGCTCGAGTAGCTATGAatgcaaaactggaaattaTTGGAAATCTCGTGCATGATTCAGTTCCAGTTAGCAATGATGAG GCAAATAATGCTGTTGTTCGATCGTGGGGAGAGAAGAGAATTGAGCCAAATCTGAAAAATCATGTTGAACTCGTTGAACTTCTTGGTATTGCAGATACCGAAAAAG GTGCAAATGTAGCAGGAGGCAGAGGATTCTACTTGAAAGGAAATGGTGCACTACTGAACCAAGCTCTTATAAACTTCGGTCttcattttcttaaaaaaagagGATTTGAAGTATTGCATACCCCATTCTTCATGAGAAAAGATGTTATGGCTAAGTGTGCTCAACTAGCACAGTTTGATGAAGAACTCTATAAG GTAACTGGTGAGGGAGAGGACAAATATCTGATTGCTACAGCTGAGCAGCCATTGTGTGCTTATCACATGGATGATTGGATTCACCCAACACAGCTTCCTTTAAG ATATGCTGGATATTCATCTTGCTTCCGTAAAGAAGCTGGCTCCCATGGTCGTGATACTCTTGGAATTTTTAGAGTGCATCAGTTTGAGAAAGTAGAGCAATTCTGTATTACCAGCCCGAATGGCAATGACTCCTGGGACATGCATGAAGAAATGATGAAGAACTCAGAGGAATTCTACCAGATG TTAAAACTTCCTTATCAAGTTGTAGCCATTGTATCTGGTGCCCTGAATGATGCAGCTGCTAAAAAGTATGATTTGGAAGCATGGTTTCCGGCCTCGAATACCTATAGGGAGCTTGTTTCCTGCTCAAATTGCACTGATTATCAGTCAAGAAGAGTAGAAATTCGCTATGGCCAGAAAAAG AGCAATGAGCAAGTCAAGCAATATGTGCATTTGTTGAACTCTACACTGACAGCTACTGAGAGGACATTGTGCTGCATTCTTGAGAACTACCAGAGGGAGGATGGTGTTGAGATACCAGAGGTGCTACAGCCATTCATGTGTGGAGAGACCTTCCTTCCATTTAAGAAAACCCCAGCCAAAGaagtaaaagggaaaaaatccaAGCCATGA